From Anopheles funestus chromosome 3RL, idAnoFuneDA-416_04, whole genome shotgun sequence, a single genomic window includes:
- the LOC125770480 gene encoding uncharacterized protein LOC125770480 yields the protein MHLAVECTINVKTDLTFPEPVFLKNGNLWIPTNGQLSWSIGESNFVACPKNNVVNTLLDKALITCVAGSTFLLNGFPVNISSIVCSKAVTGDHQSTNEGCGNGGTIRNIGFDVSGIGFVNHFTVCYNGQTASAIYTKHTINGDSISSSIVESYRPSFKVAGVPSSVLVDTSYTIKSQQTRLAQLLGSATQAAKYVNSASYLARGHMTPDADGIFRTWQWDTYFYVNVAPQWQKVNGGNWLTIEKTARTIADRLQTDVTVYTGTFDILTLPHANGTQVPITLNVNGITVPKWTWKVIKSPGTKAAIAFITSNDPYRTTIEPSELLCADICREYGWYNDSFDTFAKGFTYCCNVRNLIANVDSVPIEALAENVLSF from the exons ATGCATCTTGCCGTAGAATGTACGATCAATGTAAAAACTGATCTCACCTTTCCGGAGCCTGTGTTTCTGAAGAACGGCAATCTTTGGATACCAACGAATGGACAACTTAGCTGGTCAATTGGTGAATCGAATTTCGTAGCATGTCCCAAAAACAACGTGGTCAATA CTTTACTAGACAAAGCTTTGATTACGTGTGTTGCTGGCAGCACGTTCCTATTAAACGGGTTTCCCGTCAATATATCCAGCATCGTTTGCTCGAAAGCTGTCACTGGCGATCACCAATCGACCAACGAGGGATGTGGTAATGGTGGCACGATACGCAACATTGGATTTGATGTGTCAGGAATAGGATTTGTCAACCATTTTACTGTGTGTTACAATGGACAAACTGCGTCTGCTATCTACACGAAACACACGATCAATGGAGATTCTATTTCCT CCAGCATAGTGGAATCCTATCGTCCATCGTTTAAAGTGGCCGGAGTGCCTAGCTCTGTTCTGGTGGACACTTCTTACACCATCAAGTCGCAACAAACGCGGCTAGCCCAACTGCTGGGTTCTGCAACGCAAGCAGCTAAATATGTAAACTCTGCTTCCTACCTTGCACGGGGACACATGACACCGGATGCAGACGGTATTTTCCGCACGTGGCAATGGGATACCTACTTCTACGTTAATGTTGCACCACAGTGGCAGAAGGTAAATGGTGGTAATTGGTTAACTATTGAAAAGACTGCGCGCACCATTGCCGATCGTCTACAAACCGATGTAACGGTGTACACGGGAACGTTCGACATCCTAACACTGCCACACGCAAATGGAACACAGGTGCCAATCACGCTGAATGTCAACGGTATAACGGTTCCCAAATGGACATGGAAGGTTATTAAGTCACCCGGCACTAAAGCGGCAATTGCGTTCATCACCAGCAATGATCCGTACCGAACAACGATCGAGCCTAGCGAACTCTTGTGTGCGGATATCTGCCGGGAGTACGGTTGGTACAATGATTCGTTCGATACATTTGCCAAGGGATTCACGTACTGTTGTAACGTTCGAAATTTGATAGCAAACGTTGACAGTGTGCCAATCGAAGCGTTAGCTGAAAATGTACTATCGTTCTAA